In one Candidatus Peribacter riflensis genomic region, the following are encoded:
- a CDS encoding 23S rRNA pseudouridine955/2504/2580 synthase, which translates to MIDRRRILFSDDSLLAVNKLSGELVVAGSGTSDTLSLLDFLRKDYPGLRALHRLDFETSGVVLFARTKRVAEAVIQSKFRGWRKTYRTLVAGRLPRQTGVIRTPLPARGEGNVPAVTTYRVLDVFARSSFVEAEIETGRHHQIRRHFASIGYPLLLDEEYGTKAANRVFTREFHLRRFFLHAASLSFPHPVTGQQMTIEAPVPRVFEGVLKRLRNL; encoded by the coding sequence ATGATCGACCGTCGACGCATCCTTTTCAGTGACGATTCCCTGCTCGCCGTGAATAAGCTTTCCGGGGAACTGGTCGTAGCTGGCTCCGGCACATCAGATACGCTGTCGCTCCTCGATTTTTTGCGGAAGGATTACCCCGGTCTCAGGGCTCTGCACCGCCTCGATTTTGAAACATCGGGTGTTGTCCTCTTCGCGCGGACGAAGCGGGTGGCCGAAGCAGTGATCCAATCCAAATTCCGCGGCTGGCGCAAGACCTACCGCACGCTCGTCGCCGGACGCCTGCCGCGGCAGACGGGTGTCATCCGCACTCCGCTTCCTGCGCGCGGGGAGGGGAACGTTCCCGCGGTGACGACGTATCGGGTTCTCGATGTCTTTGCACGTTCCAGTTTCGTGGAAGCGGAAATCGAAACGGGCCGCCACCACCAGATCCGGCGCCACTTCGCGAGTATCGGCTATCCGCTCCTCTTGGACGAGGAGTATGGCACCAAAGCGGCCAACCGGGTCTTCACGCGGGAGTTTCACCTGCGGCGGTTCTTTCTGCACGCTGCATCTCTCTCGTTCCCGCATCCGGTGACGGGGCAGCAGATGACGATCGAAGCCCCTGTGCCAAGGGTATTTGAAGGGGTGTTAAAGCGGTTGAGAAATCTGTAA